A region of the Candidatus Giovannonibacteria bacterium genome:
TCGAATTTCACCGCCGCATGTATTACAAAAATGAGAAACCCTTGCTTTTGTTTCCTTTAGAATTTTTAAATTATTATATTTGCTCACGCTATCAAACTAGCTTAAGTATTTTCGCGGATCATTTTTATATGTCCACTCATTCTGGATTTCGCCATTCAAGCCGTGAATTTTCACTTGGCTTGGTTGCATAGACTTAGCCAATGCTACAGCCGTTCTAACAGCGTCTGCTTTTTTAGGAGTAGAGATGACGGGGAAGCTGACGCCAGCTTGCTTCACGAGCCAGTTTTCAGAAGTATTGTTGTGCACAACATGTAAAACTTTTCTTGCCATGGTATTAGGATTTTAGATTAATAATCTCGACCATTTTCAATTATAATACCAAACTACCGAAAATAAACCGAAAGTTATCCACAGGCCAATAGCAACCGCT
Encoded here:
- a CDS encoding DUF2188 domain-containing protein yields the protein MARKVLHVVHNNTSENWLVKQAGVSFPVISTPKKADAVRTAVALAKSMQPSQVKIHGLNGEIQNEWTYKNDPRKYLS